The following proteins are co-located in the Thermoplasmata archaeon genome:
- a CDS encoding agmatine deiminase family protein, with translation MSPRKAAPSPARLGYRMPAEWEPHEATWIAWPHQGDDWPGRLGVVRWTFVEIVRQLARGETVEILFPDRRQARHAMRRLEHSHVELDRVRAHLLPTDRSWMRDSGPTFVRRSGSAPADRASVALIQWKFNAWAKYPDWHRDRRVPPWIGRHLGRPLYRARWRGRWVTLEGGAIDVDGAGLLLATEACLLGGPNVRNPGLGRAATESALRANLGIEEVVWLGEGIDGDDTQGHIDDLARFVGPASVLVVSPYGEDDENRGVLEQNRDRLERFRTRHGRRLVVRELPSPRPVVYRGQRLPASYANFYVANGSVLVPTFDDPHDGAAMDVLRGAFPDREVVGIRSRDLVWGLGTIHCLTQQQPAAVGGR, from the coding sequence ATGAGCCCGCGGAAGGCCGCTCCGAGCCCTGCGCGGCTCGGCTACCGTATGCCCGCCGAGTGGGAGCCGCACGAGGCGACGTGGATCGCCTGGCCCCACCAGGGCGACGACTGGCCCGGCCGTCTCGGCGTGGTCCGCTGGACGTTCGTGGAGATCGTCCGGCAGCTCGCCCGCGGTGAGACCGTCGAGATTCTCTTCCCCGATCGGCGCCAGGCCCGGCACGCGATGCGGCGGCTCGAGCACAGTCACGTCGAGCTCGATCGGGTGCGCGCCCACCTCCTGCCCACCGACCGGAGCTGGATGCGGGACTCGGGGCCCACGTTCGTCCGGCGGTCGGGCTCGGCGCCCGCGGATCGCGCGTCCGTCGCCCTGATCCAGTGGAAGTTCAACGCCTGGGCCAAGTACCCCGACTGGCACCGCGACCGTCGGGTGCCCCCGTGGATCGGGCGGCACCTCGGCCGGCCCCTCTATCGGGCGCGGTGGCGGGGCCGATGGGTGACCCTCGAGGGGGGAGCGATCGACGTGGACGGCGCCGGGCTCTTGCTCGCGACCGAGGCGTGCCTGCTCGGCGGACCGAACGTGCGCAACCCCGGTCTCGGACGCGCGGCGACCGAGTCGGCCCTTCGCGCGAACCTCGGGATCGAGGAGGTCGTCTGGCTCGGAGAGGGGATCGACGGCGACGACACCCAGGGCCATATCGACGATCTCGCGCGGTTCGTGGGACCGGCCTCGGTGCTCGTGGTCAGTCCGTACGGCGAAGACGACGAGAACCGCGGGGTGCTCGAGCAGAACCGGGACCGGCTGGAGCGCTTCCGCACCCGTCACGGCCGGCGGCTCGTGGTGCGCGAGCTGCCCAGCCCCCGTCCGGTCGTCTATCGGGGGCAGCGACTGCCGGCGAGCTATGCGAACTTCTACGTGGCCAACGGTTCCGTCCTCGTCCCGACCTTCGATGACCCCCACGACGGCGCGGCGATGGACGTCCTGCGGGGCGCCTTCCCGGACCGCGAGGTGGTCGGGATCCGATCGCGGGATCTGGTCTGGGGGCTCGGGACGATCCACTGCCTGACCCAGCAGCAGCCCGCGGCGGTGGGCGGGCGCTGA
- a CDS encoding thermopsin family protease: protein MSGQRNRTHSRSFASLVAILVTAGALVVPLGALGAPAPPTSEHPAAPRAGVAPASEGGRAPIPFLPVRVHPIGLAAPATVDPSGYYSSEPAPMGIADFGVGANGQPYEYNSTEFLGNFSYRSLDLEADSNYQYSDQLNVVLEFVQNGHNYAYWIQDVAIVDSSTMEIGFEDNIWNFTTSCLNNTGVSGNGTVYPYSGCEGYYAVSATTQPGAYRTLPSPGDYGLLVRSYRGAHAEPEVAFEYWDMVTNHYVTYDNVVWPWAKTVSADNNFLVDGNLYNPIGLFYDAEFSLGGPGNGAATQAENATHATSRLLYWNGHNFEAPPAVWNFGANTAEAVSNIQSIFTSDAAGLPLTLQLNGTARNATPEQAYTQNRVGTLAISAPGIAAGTVAIPGDTWAFVNDSATLTLVPGTYHVWVNSSSASHDLGECEIKAKATLNVTDTGSCGPEVSTPTASPSGVDVAQSVTFHSTLVASGTGGDTYAWKTAPSGLGCTASSSLSLSCTPSDSGSYSVNVTVTDSGGQSATSASLSFSVDSDPSVATPSPSRASAETGQPVTFTAAPKGGATPYNYSWSGLPGPCTGAGTASPTCTPATAGSYSISVAVTDANDFRVVSASLSFTVLSGPYAPVPSASPADSIDVGQAVTFWSNASGGSGDYTYAWSGLPIGCLSVSAPEVRCVPSDAGAASVSVNVTDSDGGRAASGPLPYPVDADPSIASVRAIPSAVDVGQEIELNVSGLSGGAAPFDFDWTGLPTGCSASDVSTISCDPSAPGDGTASVTVTDSNGLSVNGTVGYSVYSDPSVAALVGSRASADVGQAVTFDVQGAGGGQAPYRYDWTGLPPGCAVSDMPDIDCVPSGPSAGVVSVYVTDADNFTVSASVPFTAYEDPTVSAPTASPTTGAVGESVTFSAATTSGSGSLEFAWAGLPPGCAAANASYISCSPSAAGRYAVSVTVTDSDGVSAVSAGLTYEVSSAPTGGAPLTGLEGYALFGGLLALAAASLALLAHAVRRGRAPRASRPPPTRAVRAPARPPARR, encoded by the coding sequence ATGTCTGGGCAGCGGAACCGCACGCATTCTCGATCGTTCGCGTCGCTGGTGGCGATCCTCGTGACCGCCGGCGCGCTCGTGGTGCCGCTCGGAGCGCTCGGCGCACCCGCGCCCCCCACCTCCGAGCACCCGGCCGCCCCGCGGGCCGGGGTCGCACCCGCGAGCGAGGGGGGTCGGGCGCCGATCCCCTTCCTGCCGGTCCGCGTCCATCCCATCGGTCTGGCCGCGCCCGCCACGGTCGACCCCAGCGGCTACTACTCGAGCGAGCCCGCGCCGATGGGAATCGCGGACTTCGGCGTCGGGGCGAACGGCCAGCCCTACGAGTACAACTCCACCGAGTTCCTCGGCAACTTCTCCTATCGATCGCTCGACCTCGAGGCGGACAGCAACTACCAGTACAGCGACCAGCTCAACGTCGTCCTGGAGTTCGTGCAGAACGGCCACAACTACGCGTACTGGATCCAGGACGTCGCCATCGTCGACTCGTCGACGATGGAGATCGGCTTCGAGGACAACATCTGGAACTTCACCACGTCCTGCCTCAACAACACCGGGGTCAGCGGCAACGGGACTGTCTATCCCTACAGCGGCTGCGAGGGCTACTACGCAGTGAGCGCGACCACCCAGCCGGGAGCCTACCGAACCCTGCCGAGCCCCGGCGACTACGGCCTGCTCGTGCGCTCCTACCGGGGAGCCCACGCCGAGCCCGAGGTCGCCTTCGAGTACTGGGACATGGTGACGAACCACTACGTCACCTACGACAACGTGGTGTGGCCCTGGGCGAAGACCGTCTCGGCTGACAACAACTTCCTGGTCGACGGGAACCTCTACAATCCGATCGGTCTGTTCTACGACGCGGAGTTCTCCCTCGGCGGTCCCGGCAACGGCGCGGCGACGCAGGCCGAGAACGCGACCCACGCGACGTCCCGGCTGCTCTACTGGAACGGCCACAACTTCGAGGCGCCACCCGCGGTCTGGAACTTCGGGGCGAACACGGCGGAGGCGGTCAGCAACATCCAGTCGATCTTCACCAGCGACGCCGCCGGTCTCCCGCTGACGCTCCAGCTCAACGGCACCGCCCGCAACGCGACGCCTGAGCAGGCGTATACCCAGAACCGGGTCGGGACCCTGGCGATCTCGGCGCCGGGGATCGCCGCCGGGACAGTCGCCATCCCCGGGGACACTTGGGCGTTCGTCAACGACTCGGCGACGCTCACCCTCGTGCCGGGCACCTACCACGTCTGGGTGAACTCGAGCAGCGCCAGCCACGATCTCGGCGAGTGCGAGATCAAGGCGAAGGCGACGCTCAACGTGACCGACACCGGCTCCTGCGGCCCGGAGGTCAGCACCCCCACCGCCTCGCCGTCGGGCGTGGATGTCGCCCAGTCCGTCACGTTCCACTCGACGCTCGTCGCGTCGGGCACCGGCGGAGACACCTACGCCTGGAAGACCGCCCCATCGGGGCTCGGATGCACCGCCTCCTCCTCGCTCTCGCTCTCCTGCACTCCGAGCGATTCGGGCAGCTACTCGGTGAACGTCACCGTCACCGACTCCGGCGGCCAGTCCGCCACGAGCGCCAGCCTCTCCTTCTCCGTCGACTCCGACCCGAGCGTCGCGACGCCGAGCCCGAGCCGTGCGAGCGCCGAAACCGGCCAACCGGTCACCTTCACGGCCGCGCCGAAGGGCGGCGCCACCCCGTACAACTATAGCTGGAGCGGCCTCCCCGGGCCCTGCACGGGGGCCGGGACGGCGAGCCCCACCTGCACCCCCGCCACCGCGGGCAGCTACTCGATCTCGGTCGCCGTGACCGACGCGAACGACTTCCGCGTGGTCAGCGCGAGCCTCTCGTTCACCGTCCTCTCCGGCCCGTACGCCCCCGTCCCGTCCGCGAGCCCCGCCGATTCGATCGATGTCGGGCAGGCGGTGACCTTCTGGTCGAACGCCTCCGGCGGCTCCGGCGACTACACCTACGCCTGGTCGGGTCTGCCGATCGGCTGTCTCTCGGTATCCGCGCCCGAAGTCCGCTGCGTCCCGTCCGACGCCGGTGCCGCGTCGGTGAGCGTGAACGTGACGGACTCGGACGGCGGCAGAGCGGCCAGCGGGCCGCTGCCCTACCCGGTGGACGCGGATCCCTCGATCGCCAGCGTGCGGGCGATCCCCTCCGCCGTGGACGTCGGCCAGGAGATCGAGCTGAACGTCTCGGGACTCAGCGGCGGGGCCGCCCCGTTCGACTTTGACTGGACCGGCCTTCCGACCGGATGCAGCGCCAGCGACGTCTCCACCATCTCCTGCGACCCGAGCGCTCCGGGGGACGGCACCGCTAGCGTCACCGTCACCGACTCCAACGGGCTCAGCGTCAACGGCACGGTGGGCTACTCGGTCTATTCCGACCCCTCGGTCGCCGCCCTCGTGGGGTCTCGGGCGAGTGCCGACGTCGGCCAGGCGGTCACGTTCGACGTTCAAGGCGCCGGAGGCGGGCAGGCTCCGTACCGCTACGACTGGACCGGCCTACCGCCGGGCTGCGCGGTCTCCGATATGCCCGACATCGACTGCGTGCCCAGCGGTCCGTCGGCCGGAGTCGTCTCGGTCTACGTGACGGACGCCGACAACTTCACGGTCTCCGCGTCGGTCCCCTTCACGGCGTACGAGGACCCTACCGTCTCCGCTCCGACCGCCTCGCCGACGACCGGGGCGGTGGGGGAATCGGTCACCTTCTCCGCCGCGACGACCTCGGGCTCCGGCTCCCTTGAGTTCGCCTGGGCGGGCCTGCCGCCGGGGTGCGCGGCCGCGAACGCGTCGTACATCAGCTGCTCTCCAAGCGCCGCGGGCCGCTACGCGGTTTCGGTAACGGTGACCGACTCGGACGGAGTCTCGGCGGTCAGCGCGGGTCTCACCTACGAGGTTTCGAGCGCTCCCACGGGCGGCGCTCCGCTCACGGGACTCGAGGGGTACGCTCTCTTCGGCGGCCTGCTGGCGCTCGCCGCCGCCTCGCTCGCCCTGCTCGCCCACGCCGTCCGCCGAGGTCGAGCGCCTCGGGCTTCGCGACCGCCGCCCACTCGCGCGGTGCGAGCTCCGGCGAGGCCGCCGGCCCGCCGCTAG
- a CDS encoding adenylate/guanylate cyclase domain-containing protein yields the protein MSEGRRRLAAIMFTDMVGYSALAQANEATALAVLDRHNRLLRPIFATFAGREVKTVGDAFLVEFDSALEATRCAVAIQGALAEYNASATEDWRIRIRIGIHVGEVVPTHGDVLGDAVNIASRIQPLAEPGGICLSQQVYDQVENKLDVAFEKLPPARLKNIRLPLSVWRILPGGDRGAGAAAPADGDTRHLAVLPLANISPDPGDGYFADGLTEELISVLSQVRGLSVIARTSVTPYKNAPKSIAEVGRELGVDTVLEGSVRKAGTRIRITLQLIDVASQRHIWASSYNREVDDVFAVQADIAGRTAEALRLQLAPSERPSAARRGTQNPAAYDLYLRGLVASSERHKHSYEEAVRFFERATELDPTFAEAYAAWAQLYVTVAGDVVAMRKVIPRARELVDRALALDPNSSDAHAALANLIFQSDHDWSRAEAEFQTAIALNPSNVAAYRFYALLNMALARWDLAKENFRQVVRLDPSGGAATSLAWAEFESGNGDEAIRLLRDERTDPADAAGHHNFLGLIYLATGHRAEAVAEADSPMPGATEEQRFDRALLNALIGRPKDARDILAEVARREWKSYMSRTYLAMLLSVLGEAPTALDLLEADYVDGERVFWLWYRGLFFDPIRRDPRFVALLRRYGLPTDPIPNRLV from the coding sequence ATGAGCGAAGGGCGCCGTCGGCTCGCCGCGATCATGTTCACGGACATGGTCGGCTACTCCGCCCTCGCGCAGGCGAACGAGGCGACCGCGCTCGCGGTCCTCGACCGTCACAACCGTCTGCTCCGCCCGATCTTCGCCACGTTCGCGGGGCGGGAGGTCAAGACCGTCGGCGACGCCTTCCTCGTCGAGTTCGACAGCGCGCTCGAAGCGACGCGCTGTGCGGTGGCGATCCAAGGCGCGCTCGCCGAGTACAACGCTTCCGCCACCGAGGACTGGCGCATCCGGATCCGGATCGGAATCCACGTCGGGGAGGTCGTGCCCACGCATGGGGATGTCCTCGGCGACGCCGTGAACATCGCGTCGCGGATCCAACCGCTGGCCGAGCCGGGCGGCATCTGCCTCTCGCAACAGGTGTACGATCAGGTGGAGAACAAGCTCGACGTCGCGTTCGAGAAGCTGCCGCCGGCGCGGCTGAAGAACATCCGGCTCCCGCTCAGCGTCTGGCGGATCCTCCCCGGCGGAGACCGCGGCGCGGGGGCCGCGGCCCCCGCGGACGGGGACACGCGACACCTCGCGGTCCTCCCGCTCGCGAACATCAGCCCCGACCCCGGCGACGGCTACTTCGCGGACGGACTCACGGAGGAGCTCATCTCGGTCCTGTCCCAGGTGCGCGGGCTCAGCGTCATCGCACGGACCTCCGTCACGCCGTACAAGAACGCGCCGAAGTCGATCGCCGAGGTCGGCCGCGAGCTGGGGGTCGACACGGTGCTCGAGGGCAGCGTTCGCAAGGCCGGGACCCGCATCCGGATCACGCTGCAGTTGATCGATGTCGCGAGCCAGCGGCACATCTGGGCGAGCAGCTACAACCGCGAGGTCGACGACGTCTTCGCCGTTCAGGCGGATATCGCGGGGCGGACCGCCGAGGCGCTCCGGCTCCAGCTCGCCCCGTCGGAACGACCGTCGGCGGCGCGCCGGGGCACCCAGAACCCGGCGGCCTACGACCTCTACCTGCGAGGGCTCGTCGCCTCGAGCGAGCGGCACAAGCACAGCTACGAGGAGGCGGTCCGTTTCTTCGAGCGCGCGACCGAGCTCGATCCGACCTTCGCCGAGGCCTACGCGGCGTGGGCGCAGCTGTACGTGACCGTCGCCGGCGACGTGGTGGCGATGCGTAAAGTCATCCCTCGGGCGCGCGAGCTCGTCGACCGGGCGCTGGCGCTCGACCCGAACTCCTCCGACGCCCATGCGGCCCTCGCGAACTTGATCTTCCAGTCCGACCACGACTGGTCCCGCGCGGAGGCGGAGTTCCAGACCGCGATCGCGCTGAACCCGAGCAACGTGGCCGCCTACCGCTTCTACGCGCTGCTTAACATGGCGCTCGCGCGCTGGGACCTCGCGAAGGAGAACTTCCGGCAGGTCGTTCGCCTCGACCCGAGCGGCGGCGCCGCGACCTCCCTCGCGTGGGCGGAGTTCGAGTCGGGCAACGGCGACGAGGCGATCCGCCTGTTGCGCGACGAGCGCACCGATCCCGCCGACGCCGCCGGTCACCACAACTTTCTCGGGCTGATCTACCTCGCGACGGGCCACCGCGCGGAGGCGGTCGCCGAGGCCGACTCCCCGATGCCGGGCGCGACGGAAGAGCAGCGCTTCGATCGCGCGCTCCTCAACGCGCTGATCGGTCGGCCCAAGGACGCCCGCGACATCCTGGCCGAGGTCGCCCGCCGCGAGTGGAAGTCGTACATGTCCCGAACCTACCTCGCCATGCTCCTCTCGGTCCTCGGCGAGGCACCGACGGCGCTCGATCTGCTCGAGGCGGACTACGTCGACGGCGAGCGGGTCTTCTGGCTCTGGTACCGGGGTCTCTTCTTCGATCCGATCCGTCGGGACCCCCGGTTCGTCGCCCTCCTCCGGCGCTACGGGCTGCCGACCGACCCGATCCCGAACCGACTCGTCTAG
- a CDS encoding carbon-nitrogen hydrolase: protein MAPAGSGPGSFRVALVQMSETPDPDENLERAVQHLRVAKERSADLVALPELFRSQYFCQREDHAMFALAEPIPGPTVERLTEEAKRLSVAVLAPVFERRAPGVYHNAVAVIDRDGRLAGIYRKMHIPDDPLYFEKFYFAPGDLGFRSFPLTVGRVGVLICWDQWYPEAARLTALTGAELLAYPTAIGWHPGEKAEFGEAQHDAWRTVQRAHAIANGVYVAVANRVGLEHGDVRGDRAAGPGIEFWGGSFVADPFGRVLVEGSHDREEVLVADVDPRVVERTRQHWPFLRDRRVDAYGALTRRFLDESGGPG from the coding sequence ATGGCGCCGGCGGGGTCGGGACCGGGATCCTTCCGGGTCGCGCTCGTCCAGATGTCGGAGACGCCGGATCCGGACGAGAACCTCGAGCGTGCGGTCCAGCACCTGCGCGTTGCTAAGGAGCGGAGCGCCGACCTCGTCGCGCTCCCCGAGCTGTTTCGATCGCAGTACTTCTGCCAGCGGGAGGATCACGCGATGTTCGCGCTCGCCGAACCGATCCCGGGACCGACGGTCGAGCGGCTCACGGAAGAGGCGAAACGCCTCTCGGTCGCGGTGCTCGCCCCCGTGTTCGAGCGCCGGGCGCCCGGCGTCTACCACAACGCGGTGGCGGTGATCGATCGCGACGGCCGCCTCGCGGGGATCTACCGCAAGATGCACATTCCCGATGACCCGCTCTACTTCGAGAAGTTCTACTTCGCGCCGGGCGACCTCGGCTTCCGTTCGTTCCCGCTGACCGTCGGTCGGGTCGGGGTGCTCATCTGCTGGGACCAGTGGTATCCGGAGGCGGCGCGCCTGACCGCGCTCACGGGCGCCGAGCTGCTCGCGTATCCGACCGCGATCGGCTGGCACCCGGGCGAGAAGGCGGAATTCGGGGAGGCCCAGCATGACGCCTGGCGGACGGTCCAGCGGGCCCACGCGATCGCGAACGGCGTGTACGTCGCGGTGGCGAACCGGGTCGGCCTCGAGCACGGGGACGTGCGCGGGGACCGCGCCGCCGGCCCGGGGATCGAGTTCTGGGGCGGCTCGTTCGTCGCCGACCCGTTCGGACGGGTGCTCGTCGAGGGATCCCACGACCGAGAGGAGGTCCTGGTCGCGGACGTGGACCCGCGGGTGGTGGAGCGGACGCGTCAGCACTGGCCGTTCCTGCGGGACCGTCGGGTCGACGCCTACGGCGCCCTCACCCGCCGGTTCCTGGACGAGTCCGGCGGGCCCGGATGA